The following are encoded together in the Serratia sp. UGAL515B_01 genome:
- a CDS encoding (2,3-dihydroxybenzoyl)adenylate synthase, which yields MNIAFTPWPEEFARRYRERGYWIERPLTDILSRQAENDDVALIDPQRSLSYRQLEQLSNCLAAALVRRGLLPGDTALVQLGNVVEFYVVFFALLKIGVVPVNALFSHQRSELNAYASQIKPALLIADREHTLFAQQQFLNVFREQHPSLRVVGLHNQADGEQALSLWLEEESGAFEPTPTAADRVAFFQLSGGSTGIPKLIPRTHNDYYYSIRRSVEICRFDSTTRYLCALPVAHNYPMSSPGVLGVFYAAGMVVFATDPAAAQCFKLIEQYQITVTALVPPAAALWLQALDEWECKHQLASLTLLQIGGAKLGETLAARVRNEIGCQLQQVFGMAEGLVNYTRLDDDDPHILTTQGKPMCPDDELWVADEQGNPLPIGETGRLMTRGPYTFRGYYQSPVHNAEAFDEDGFYCSGDLISLTEDGYVRVEGRQKDQINRGGEKIAAEEVENLLLRHPQVINVALVSMPDVLMGEKSCAFVVAHSVVKPVVFRRHLREQGIAEFKLPDRFIQVESLPLTPVGKVDKKRLRERLEAQLQAQAQGE from the coding sequence ATGAACATTGCTTTTACCCCTTGGCCTGAAGAGTTCGCTCGCCGCTATCGTGAGCGTGGTTATTGGATCGAACGGCCATTGACCGACATTTTGTCCCGCCAGGCAGAAAACGACGACGTTGCACTGATTGATCCGCAACGTAGTTTGAGTTACCGCCAACTGGAACAACTTTCCAATTGCCTGGCAGCTGCTTTGGTGCGCCGTGGATTACTACCTGGAGATACGGCATTGGTACAACTAGGCAATGTCGTTGAATTCTACGTGGTGTTTTTTGCTCTGCTGAAAATTGGTGTTGTTCCTGTCAATGCCTTGTTCAGCCATCAGCGCAGTGAACTTAATGCTTATGCCAGCCAAATAAAGCCTGCGTTACTGATTGCAGATCGTGAACATACGCTTTTTGCGCAACAACAGTTCTTGAATGTGTTCAGAGAACAACATCCTTCTTTACGCGTGGTGGGGTTGCATAACCAGGCAGACGGTGAACAGGCTTTGTCTCTCTGGCTGGAAGAAGAGAGCGGTGCCTTTGAGCCAACGCCCACCGCTGCCGATAGGGTGGCTTTTTTTCAGCTTTCCGGGGGTAGCACGGGCATCCCGAAGCTTATCCCGCGTACCCATAATGACTATTACTATAGCATTCGTCGCAGCGTAGAGATTTGCCGCTTCGACAGTACTACCCGTTATCTGTGCGCCTTACCGGTTGCCCACAATTATCCAATGAGTTCGCCGGGTGTTCTGGGGGTGTTCTACGCGGCTGGCATGGTGGTCTTCGCCACCGATCCGGCAGCCGCACAGTGCTTCAAACTCATCGAACAATATCAGATCACGGTAACGGCATTGGTTCCTCCTGCAGCGGCGCTATGGTTACAAGCACTCGATGAATGGGAGTGTAAACATCAATTAGCTAGCCTGACGTTATTACAGATTGGCGGTGCCAAACTGGGGGAAACCTTGGCTGCTCGAGTCCGCAATGAAATTGGCTGCCAGTTGCAACAGGTATTCGGTATGGCCGAAGGGTTGGTCAACTACACCCGGCTTGATGATGATGACCCGCATATTCTTACCACCCAAGGTAAACCCATGTGCCCGGATGATGAACTCTGGGTAGCCGATGAACAAGGCAACCCGCTGCCGATTGGTGAAACGGGCCGTCTGATGACTCGTGGGCCCTATACGTTTCGCGGATACTATCAAAGCCCTGTTCATAACGCCGAGGCTTTTGATGAGGACGGTTTCTACTGTTCGGGCGATCTGATCAGCCTGACGGAAGACGGCTATGTTCGCGTTGAAGGGCGTCAAAAAGACCAGATTAATCGTGGTGGGGAAAAGATCGCCGCTGAAGAAGTGGAGAACCTTTTGTTGCGCCATCCACAGGTGATCAACGTTGCGCTAGTTTCAATGCCGGACGTGTTGATGGGGGAAAAAAGCTGTGCCTTTGTGGTGGCACACAGCGTGGTGAAACCCGTCGTTTTTCGTCGTCATTTGCGTGAACAGGGAATTGCCGAATTTAAATTGCCCGACCGTTTTATTCAGGTTGAATCGCTGCCGTTAACCCCGGTCGGTAAGGTTGATAAA
- a CDS encoding isochorismate synthase, translating into MDLAVKGAEQKNVQYSDSQQAGTLMPTSGFFFTSPFHSLNTQGCFAKITLPAVDGDDLQGQFQQAIWQAFAQARLAGIKTPILCGALPFDTRQPSALFIPEKTQWFEREAFMAGIDPDAGVIPDIVQRVELPEQPQFIKMVTDAVQATAGEKLDKVVLSRLLDIKTREPIDRQALMACIIAQNPHSFHFHVPLEQGALVGASPELLLRKSGHQFHSNPLAGSARRENDPLRDRQASERLLASNKDRYEHQIVTESMHQVLANRCSHLHIPASPELLSTSTLWHLSTPIDGEVADPAENALSLACLLHPTPALCGTPTLVARDLIRQLEPFDRGLFGGIVGWCDTEGNGEWVVTIRCGIVNANRVRLFAGAGIVKDSSPQSEWLETGTKLSTILRAFGLNQGQ; encoded by the coding sequence ATGGACCTTGCTGTTAAGGGTGCCGAACAGAAGAATGTGCAATACAGTGATAGCCAGCAAGCCGGTACGCTAATGCCAACTTCCGGTTTCTTTTTTACGTCTCCTTTTCATAGCCTGAATACTCAGGGATGTTTTGCCAAAATCACTCTTCCAGCCGTTGACGGTGATGACCTGCAAGGTCAATTTCAGCAGGCAATCTGGCAGGCTTTTGCGCAAGCACGATTGGCCGGTATCAAGACGCCTATCTTATGTGGCGCACTTCCTTTTGATACCCGTCAACCCTCTGCACTCTTCATTCCTGAAAAGACACAATGGTTTGAACGTGAAGCATTTATGGCGGGCATCGACCCAGATGCCGGTGTGATCCCCGATATTGTCCAGCGAGTAGAGCTGCCAGAGCAGCCGCAGTTTATCAAAATGGTTACTGATGCCGTGCAAGCCACCGCAGGTGAGAAACTGGATAAAGTGGTACTTTCACGCTTGCTGGATATAAAAACCCGTGAACCGATAGACCGCCAGGCATTGATGGCGTGCATTATTGCTCAGAATCCACACAGCTTCCATTTCCATGTACCACTGGAGCAGGGTGCGCTGGTAGGAGCCAGCCCAGAGTTACTGTTGCGCAAATCTGGTCACCAGTTCCATTCTAATCCGCTGGCAGGATCGGCTCGGCGCGAAAATGACCCGCTACGTGACCGCCAAGCTAGCGAACGACTGTTGGCTTCAAACAAAGATCGTTACGAACACCAGATTGTGACCGAGAGCATGCATCAGGTATTGGCTAATCGTTGCAGCCATTTGCACATTCCGGCTAGCCCGGAACTGCTGAGCACCTCGACGCTATGGCATCTCTCTACGCCGATAGACGGCGAGGTGGCAGATCCAGCGGAAAATGCCCTCTCGCTGGCCTGTCTGTTGCATCCAACACCCGCATTGTGCGGGACACCTACCTTGGTAGCTCGCGATCTTATCAGACAACTTGAACCCTTTGACCGTGGCCTGTTTGGCGGCATCGTCGGATGGTGTGATACCGAAGGCAACGGTGAATGGGTGGTGACTATCCGCTGTGGCATCGTCAATGCCAACCGGGTACGTCTGTTTGCTGGTGCAGGCATCGTCAAGGATTCTTCTCCGCAGTCTGAATGGCTGGAAACCGGCACTAAACTCAGCACTATTCTGCGTGCTTTTGGTCTTAATCAAGGACAATGA